The following are encoded in a window of Physeter macrocephalus isolate SW-GA chromosome 9, ASM283717v5, whole genome shotgun sequence genomic DNA:
- the PALLD gene encoding palladin isoform X4 — protein sequence MARRLLGADSATVFNVQEPEEEAASQDAGSPHASVGSPLDGQKEYKVSSCEQRLISEIEYRLERSPVEESGEEVPCGDASVESGVAPFFEMKLKHFKIFEGMPVTFTCRVAGNPKPKTYWFKDGKQISPKNDHYSIRSDPDGTCSLHTAASTLDDDGNYTIMASSPQGRVSCTGRLMVQAVNQRGRSPRSPAGQPHGRRSRSRSRDSADEGEPIQERFFRPHFLQAPGDLTVQEGRLCRMDCKVSGLPTPDLSWLLDGKPIRQDSTHKMLVRENGVHSLIIEPVTARDAGIYTCVATNRAGHNSFSLELVVAAKEAYKAPVFLEKLQNTGVADGYPVRLECRVSGVPPPQIFWKKENESLTHSTDRVSLHQDNYGYVCLLIQGATKDDAGWYTVSAKNEAGIVSCTARLDVYTQWQQPPPSTKPKRVRPSASRYAALSDQGLDIRAAFQPEASPSHLMLSPGLVESEDL from the exons ATGGCTCGGCGGCTGCTGGGTGCCGACAGCGCGACTGTCTTCAACGTCCAGGAGCCTGAAGAGGAGGCGGCCAGCCAG GACGCTGGGTCTCCTCATGCTTCTGTAGGGAGCCCTCTGGATGGTCAAAAG GAGTACAAAGTCTCCAGCTGTGAGCAGAGGCTCATCAGTGAAATCGAGTACAGGCTGGAAAGGTCCCCTGTGGAGGAATCAGGGGAAGAGGTTCCCTGTGGGGATGCGTCTGTGGAGAGTGGAGTGGCCCCATTCTTCGAGATGAAGCTGAAGCATTTCAAGATCTTTGAGGGGATGCCCGTGACCTTCACATGCAGGGTGGCCGGGAATCCAAAGCCGAAG ACCTACTGGTTTAAAGATGGGAAGCAGATCTCTCCCAAGAATGATCACTACAGCATCCGGAGCGACCCTGACGGGACCTGCTCTCTGCATACCGCAGCCTCCACCCTGGACGATGACGGGAATTACACGATCATGGCTTCGAGCCCTCAG GGCCGCGTCAGCTGCACGGGACGCCTGATGGTGCAGGCCGTGAACCAGAGAGGccgcagcccccgctcgcccgcCGGCCAGCCCCACGGCAGAAG GTCTCGTTCGAGATCCAGGGACAGTGCCGACGAAGGTGAACCGATTCAGGAGCGATTCTTCCGACCGCACTTCCTGCAGGCTCCCGGGGACCTGACGGTCCAGGAGGGCAGGCTCTGCAGGATGGACTGCAAG GTCAGTGGGCTGCCAACCCCCGATCTCAGCTGGCTGCTGGACGGCAAGCCCATCCGCCAGGACAGCACCCACAAGATGCTGGTGCGAGAGAACGGGGTGCACTCTCTGATCATCGAGCCCGTCACAGCCCGGGACGCCGGCATCTACACGTGCGTGGCCACCAACCGGGCTGGACACAACTCCTTCAGCCTGGAGCTCGTGGTCGCAG CTAAGGAAGCGTACAAGGCCCCAGTGTTCCTCGAGAAGCTGCAGAACACGGGGGTGGCGGACGGGTACCCGGTGCGGCTGGAATGCCGGGTGTCCGGGGTGCCGCCGCCGCAGATATTTTGGAAGAAGGAAAACGAGTCGCTCACTCACAGCACGGACCGCGTGAG CTTGCACCAGGACAACTACGGCTACGTGTGTCTGCTCATCCAGGGAGCCACCAAGGACGACGCTGGCTGGTACACGGTGTCGGCCAAGAACGAGGCGGGGATCGTGTCCTGCACGGCCCGGCTGGACGTCTACA CCCAGTGGCAGCAGCCCCCGCCAAGCACCAAGCCGAAGCGGGTGCGGCCCTCGGCCAGCCGCTACGCCGCGCTCTCGGACCAGGGACTCGACATCAGGGCTGCGTTCCAGCCCGAGGCCAGCCCGTCCCACCTGATGCTGAGCCCCGGCCTGGTGGAGAGCGAGGACCTGTGA